A stretch of the Streptomyces sp. WMMB303 genome encodes the following:
- a CDS encoding XRE family transcriptional regulator codes for MTTAEQVPNDTLRAVRIALRLSQDDLARELRRAGEAAGEPNDANKRLVQRWESGISRSPRPVYARALQLVTGRPVEALGFALPMPRLRVRDDGHGGHDVDAEATETGGDRDRSQPSPAPAPQCGGIWLSRYEYYSSGRGDTFTGAHHLVLVQHGNRITGESLPGASANPDSPLTLDVTVDRNVVTGTWTEQSAPDGYYAGARYHGALQLLVEPTGRRMTGKWIGFGKDFDINSGPWELVFQHSSTSKAALERYSRPPE; via the coding sequence ATGACGACAGCGGAGCAGGTACCGAACGACACGCTGAGGGCGGTGCGGATCGCGCTGCGACTCAGCCAGGACGACCTGGCCCGGGAACTGCGGCGGGCGGGCGAAGCGGCCGGGGAACCCAACGACGCGAACAAGCGGCTGGTGCAGCGCTGGGAATCGGGCATCAGCCGGTCGCCCAGACCGGTGTACGCCCGGGCCCTGCAACTGGTCACCGGGCGCCCCGTGGAGGCACTCGGTTTCGCGCTTCCGATGCCCCGCCTGCGCGTCAGAGACGACGGACACGGCGGTCACGATGTGGACGCGGAGGCCACGGAAACGGGCGGGGACCGCGACCGTTCGCAGCCCTCCCCGGCGCCGGCGCCCCAGTGCGGCGGAATCTGGCTGAGCCGCTACGAGTACTACAGTTCCGGCCGCGGCGACACCTTCACCGGCGCGCACCACCTCGTACTCGTCCAGCACGGGAACCGCATCACCGGGGAGTCGCTGCCCGGCGCTTCGGCGAACCCGGATTCCCCGCTCACCCTCGATGTGACCGTGGACCGCAACGTGGTCACCGGCACCTGGACCGAGCAGTCCGCTCCCGACGGCTACTACGCCGGCGCCCGCTACCACGGTGCGCTCCAGCTCCTCGTCGAGCCGACCGGGCGCCGGATGACCGGCAAGTGGATCGGGTTCGGGAAGGACTTCGACATCAACTCGGGCCCGTGGGAACTCGTCTTCCAGCACAGCTCCACCAGCAAGGCGGCGCTGGAGCGCTACAGCCGTCCCCCGGAGTGA
- a CDS encoding PLP-dependent aminotransferase family protein has translation MADSWANSRHRRDRRTGSDLHLDLDLGSTAGPGAPRPRAALLAALRDAVRTGRLAPGTRLPSSRTLAADLGLARNTVAGAYAELVAEGWLSARQGSGTRVADRAAPAPPRRPAARTRAERPSRLSLARDRHGQQRPAHDLRTGAPDVSAFPRSAWLTSARRALTDAPAGAFSHGDLRGAGQLRQALADYLARARGVRPDPDRIVICAGFAQGIALLARAVPGDIAVEEYGLPFHRELLEQTSRPRTRPLPVDSHGARAQLLDTEEQFTGVRVVLLTPAHQYPLGAPLHPDRRAAVVDWAGRSGGLVLEDDYDGEFRYDRNPVGALQGLDPDRVVYLGTASKALAPALRLGWMVLPEHLVDAVLAAKTPAEWTTGALDQLTLADFLERGAYDRHVRAMRQRYRVRRDRLVEQLALRVPEVSATGIAAGLHAVLRLPPGVTEADALRALDRAGVALDPLSAFRHPAAPAQPPPDPALVVGYGTPPEHACTAALNALCGALARACHSGGRL, from the coding sequence ATGGCAGATTCGTGGGCCAATTCTCGGCATCGCCGGGACCGCCGCACCGGCAGTGACCTCCACCTCGACCTCGATCTCGGCTCCACGGCGGGCCCCGGGGCGCCCCGCCCCCGCGCCGCCCTGCTGGCCGCGCTCCGCGACGCCGTCCGGACCGGCCGGCTGGCCCCCGGCACCCGCCTGCCCTCGTCCCGCACCCTCGCCGCCGATCTGGGCCTGGCGCGCAACACCGTGGCCGGGGCGTACGCCGAACTCGTGGCCGAAGGGTGGCTGTCCGCACGGCAGGGCTCCGGGACCCGGGTGGCGGACCGCGCGGCCCCGGCGCCCCCGCGCCGCCCGGCCGCCCGGACCCGCGCCGAGCGGCCCTCCCGGCTGTCGCTCGCCCGGGACCGGCACGGACAGCAGCGCCCCGCCCACGATCTGCGCACCGGCGCACCCGACGTCTCGGCCTTCCCCCGCTCGGCGTGGCTCACCTCGGCACGCCGCGCCCTCACCGACGCACCGGCCGGCGCCTTCTCGCACGGCGACCTGCGCGGCGCCGGTCAGCTCCGGCAGGCGCTGGCCGACTATCTCGCCAGGGCCCGCGGAGTCCGCCCCGACCCGGACCGCATCGTCATCTGCGCCGGATTCGCCCAGGGCATCGCACTGCTGGCCCGGGCGGTGCCGGGGGACATCGCCGTCGAGGAGTACGGACTGCCCTTCCACCGCGAGTTGCTGGAGCAGACCTCCCGCCCCCGCACCCGCCCCCTGCCGGTCGACTCCCACGGCGCCCGCGCGCAACTCCTCGACACCGAGGAGCAGTTCACCGGTGTACGGGTCGTACTGCTCACCCCGGCACACCAGTATCCGCTCGGGGCGCCGCTGCACCCCGACCGCCGGGCAGCCGTGGTCGACTGGGCCGGCCGGAGCGGCGGACTGGTCCTGGAGGACGACTACGACGGCGAGTTCCGGTACGACAGGAACCCGGTGGGGGCGCTCCAAGGGCTCGACCCCGACCGGGTCGTCTACCTGGGCACTGCCAGCAAGGCCCTCGCCCCCGCGCTACGGCTGGGGTGGATGGTGCTGCCCGAGCACCTGGTGGACGCCGTGCTGGCCGCGAAGACGCCCGCGGAGTGGACCACCGGCGCCCTCGACCAGCTCACCCTCGCGGACTTCCTGGAACGCGGCGCCTACGACCGCCACGTACGCGCCATGCGGCAGCGCTACCGTGTCCGCCGCGACCGGCTGGTGGAACAGTTGGCCCTGCGGGTCCCCGAGGTGAGCGCCACCGGTATCGCGGCCGGACTGCACGCCGTGCTGCGCCTGCCGCCCGGGGTCACCGAGGCGGACGCGCTGCGTGCCCTGGACCGCGCCGGGGTCGCCCTCGACCCGCTCTCCGCCTTCCGCCATCCGGCGGCACCCGCGCAGCCGCCGCCGGACCCGGCGCTGGTGGTCGGCTACGGCACCCCGCCCGAACACGCCTGCACCGCCGCGCTTAACGCCCTGTGCGGGGCGCTGGCGCGCGCCTGTCACTCCGGGGGACGGCTGTAG
- a CDS encoding carboxymuconolactone decarboxylase family protein: protein MTTTPRMDIWQTAPRLMKGMYAFQEAASAAGLEPVIGELVKIRASQINRCAYCLDMHLADARKAGESQLRLDLLAAWEESGDLFTERERAALALTEAVTDLTDGFVPDEVWERAAAHFEEAELAALIGQIVAINAWNRFNVTVRGLPQSLRDGGRAA from the coding sequence ATGACGACCACACCGCGGATGGACATCTGGCAGACCGCACCCCGGCTGATGAAGGGCATGTATGCCTTCCAGGAGGCCGCGTCGGCGGCGGGACTCGAACCCGTGATCGGCGAGCTGGTCAAGATCCGCGCCTCGCAGATCAACCGCTGCGCCTACTGTCTGGACATGCATCTGGCCGACGCGCGCAAGGCGGGCGAGTCGCAGCTGCGGCTGGACCTGCTCGCCGCCTGGGAGGAGAGCGGCGACCTGTTCACGGAGCGGGAGCGGGCCGCGCTCGCACTGACGGAGGCCGTCACCGACCTGACGGACGGCTTCGTGCCGGACGAGGTGTGGGAGCGGGCCGCCGCGCACTTCGAGGAGGCCGAACTCGCGGCGCTGATCGGCCAGATCGTGGCCATCAACGCCTGGAACCGGTTCAACGTGACCGTGCGGGGCCTTCCGCAGAGCCTGCGGGACGGCGGCCGGGCCGCCTGA
- a CDS encoding isocitrate lyase/phosphoenolpyruvate mutase family protein, which translates to MATADDAEAAARFRRLHRDRKPGEALVLPGAWDPASARIFAQAGFSALATPSAGVAASLGYEDGACPADEMFAAVTRITRAVTIPVSADIERGYGLPPAEIAARLRAAGAVGCNLEDSADGVLLPAGEQADFLADVRAALGSAPFLNARIDVYIRGAEEPLAEALARGSAYVAAGADGVYPIGAPSEDLAVLARALPVPVNALAEEDGPRAAELAAAGAARVTFGGGLAARAYAGVRDLAAELPRGG; encoded by the coding sequence ATGGCCACCGCGGACGACGCGGAGGCCGCTGCCCGGTTCCGCCGGCTGCACCGCGACCGGAAGCCGGGCGAGGCGCTGGTGCTGCCCGGCGCCTGGGATCCGGCCTCCGCCCGGATCTTCGCCCAGGCGGGGTTCTCCGCGCTGGCCACCCCCAGCGCCGGGGTAGCGGCCTCGCTCGGATACGAGGACGGCGCGTGCCCCGCCGACGAGATGTTCGCCGCCGTCACCCGGATCACCCGCGCCGTCACCATCCCGGTGAGCGCGGACATCGAACGGGGATACGGCCTTCCCCCGGCCGAGATCGCCGCGCGCCTCCGCGCCGCCGGGGCCGTCGGCTGCAACCTGGAGGACTCGGCGGACGGAGTGCTGCTGCCTGCCGGGGAGCAGGCCGACTTCCTGGCGGACGTACGGGCCGCGCTGGGCTCCGCACCCTTTCTGAACGCGCGGATCGACGTCTACATCCGGGGCGCGGAGGAGCCGCTCGCGGAGGCGCTGGCACGGGGCAGCGCCTACGTCGCGGCCGGCGCGGACGGGGTGTATCCGATCGGCGCGCCGTCGGAGGACCTCGCGGTCCTCGCCCGCGCGCTGCCGGTGCCGGTCAATGCGCTGGCCGAGGAAGACGGACCCCGCGCCGCGGAGTTGGCCGCCGCCGGTGCCGCGCGGGTCACCTTCGGCGGTGGCCTCGCGGCCCGCGCCTACGCGGGCGTACGCGACCTGGCAGCGGAGCTGCCCCGCGGAGGCTGA
- a CDS encoding glycine betaine ABC transporter substrate-binding protein produces MRIKRVSTIGVAGVGLLGVLALTTGCAADTKASGGGDDKVVLAEPSWVGATANAAVVKKLLEDELDVKVEAKQMDEPVAFDALNSGKADVILEDWHGVPKKQKKYVEEKKTVVSGGDLGVVGHIGWFVPKYYADKHPDILKSYKNLNKHYKDFRTSESGDLGHFIGAAPSYSQHDKELIKNLGLKFKHIPSGAEAAQLKELKRLYDAKKPFLTYWWEPQWMNEKIDLVEVPLPKYTKGCEVPASEAECGYETNQLEKFMNKDFANGDSKAAEFIKNFHWSTKDQNEVAGMIAGKKMDPEDAAAKWIKDNKSTWEKWIPKK; encoded by the coding sequence ATGAGAATCAAGCGCGTAAGCACCATCGGAGTGGCCGGAGTCGGTCTGCTGGGCGTGCTCGCCCTCACCACCGGCTGCGCCGCCGACACCAAGGCGAGCGGCGGCGGCGACGACAAGGTCGTCCTCGCCGAGCCCTCCTGGGTGGGTGCCACCGCCAACGCGGCCGTCGTCAAGAAGCTCCTCGAGGACGAGCTCGACGTCAAGGTCGAGGCCAAGCAGATGGACGAGCCCGTCGCCTTCGACGCGCTCAACAGCGGCAAGGCCGACGTCATCCTCGAGGACTGGCACGGCGTCCCGAAGAAGCAGAAGAAGTACGTCGAGGAGAAGAAGACCGTCGTCTCCGGCGGCGACCTCGGCGTCGTCGGCCACATCGGCTGGTTCGTGCCGAAGTACTACGCCGACAAGCACCCCGACATCCTGAAGAGCTACAAGAACCTCAACAAGCACTACAAGGACTTCAGGACCTCCGAGAGCGGCGACCTGGGCCACTTCATCGGTGCCGCCCCGTCCTACTCGCAGCACGACAAGGAGCTCATCAAGAACCTCGGGCTCAAGTTCAAGCACATCCCCTCCGGCGCCGAAGCGGCCCAGCTCAAGGAGCTCAAGCGGCTCTACGACGCCAAGAAGCCGTTCCTCACCTACTGGTGGGAGCCGCAGTGGATGAACGAGAAGATCGACCTGGTCGAGGTTCCGCTGCCCAAGTACACCAAGGGCTGCGAGGTTCCCGCGTCCGAGGCCGAGTGCGGCTACGAGACCAACCAGCTCGAGAAGTTCATGAACAAGGACTTCGCGAACGGTGACAGCAAGGCCGCCGAGTTCATCAAGAACTTCCACTGGTCCACCAAGGACCAGAACGAGGTCGCCGGAATGATCGCCGGTAAGAAGATGGACCCGGAGGACGCCGCGGCCAAGTGGATCAAGGACAACAAGTCCACGTGGGAGAAGTGGATCCCCAAGAAGTGA
- a CDS encoding ABC transporter permease subunit yields MSSPTLTKDEAANPAPSPKEPAEAPQEAAPPSALARFLGNPKTLALLVAALVVVVSALVTGAGTWPRSLTADVQSPLNDLDNWLVDNRESHWIFLYFLLHISNFAQASYDTLLSLLESMSYVGVIVVGTLIAWAAGGADLSRRALRTGGTALAVFAVCGVLDVWEPTMETLALMIVSIILAALLGALLGLASGVSDRFEKLLRPVFDTMQVMPAFAYLLPLVLMFDIGVPSALIATVIYAAPPMARLTSLGLRQADPTALEAATSLGADARQRLLTARLPLARKQMMLGLNQTIMMCLSMVVLASLIGAGGLGSEVYEALGALKNGDALVAGVAVVLLAVLLDRTTAAAGERIDDVATTSFSRAAAQLRIVVWGGIAALTVLFAAIGTAVAGDEWPENWVVDFTNSIDTAVNWFTDHLGSGIPLLGGTITWAEGFTEFVLNPLRDGLQTTPWWALALLVAVIGWIVGTWRAALTGVICLALVGWMRLWDVAMDTLSQVLAGLLLTIVVGVLVGVLCARVERVDKLMRPVLDTMQTMPQFVYLIPVIALVGQNRTGGILAAVIYAAPAVIRITAQGLRHVDPAAMEASNSLGATGMQQLFGVQLPLARKSMLVALNQGVVLVLSMVVVAGLIGGGALGYMVVRGLSKGDLSQGFPAGIAIVCLGIMLDRLSQPAAKRNRD; encoded by the coding sequence ATGAGCTCCCCGACCCTCACCAAGGACGAGGCCGCGAACCCCGCGCCCTCCCCGAAGGAGCCCGCCGAGGCCCCGCAGGAAGCCGCACCGCCCTCGGCGCTCGCCCGCTTCCTCGGCAACCCCAAGACCCTCGCACTGCTGGTCGCGGCCCTGGTCGTCGTGGTCAGCGCACTGGTCACCGGCGCCGGCACCTGGCCGCGCTCGCTGACCGCCGACGTGCAGTCGCCGCTCAACGACCTGGACAACTGGCTCGTCGACAACCGCGAATCGCACTGGATCTTCCTGTACTTCCTGCTGCACATCAGCAACTTCGCGCAGGCTTCGTACGACACGCTGCTGAGCCTGCTGGAGTCGATGAGCTACGTCGGCGTCATCGTCGTCGGCACCCTGATCGCCTGGGCCGCGGGCGGCGCCGACCTCTCCCGGCGCGCGCTGCGCACCGGCGGCACGGCACTCGCGGTCTTCGCGGTGTGCGGAGTGCTGGACGTGTGGGAACCGACGATGGAGACCCTGGCGCTGATGATCGTCTCGATCATCCTCGCCGCCCTCCTCGGCGCCCTGCTCGGCCTGGCCTCCGGAGTCTCGGACCGCTTCGAGAAGCTCCTGCGGCCCGTCTTCGACACCATGCAGGTCATGCCGGCGTTCGCCTACCTGCTGCCGCTGGTGCTGATGTTCGACATCGGCGTCCCGTCCGCGCTCATCGCGACGGTGATCTACGCGGCGCCGCCGATGGCCCGCCTCACCTCGCTCGGCCTGCGCCAGGCCGACCCGACCGCGCTGGAGGCGGCCACCTCGCTGGGCGCCGACGCCCGGCAGCGGCTGCTGACCGCCCGGCTGCCGCTGGCCCGCAAGCAGATGATGCTGGGCCTCAACCAGACGATCATGATGTGTCTGTCCATGGTCGTGCTCGCCTCGCTGATCGGCGCCGGCGGCCTGGGCTCCGAGGTCTACGAGGCGCTCGGCGCGCTGAAGAACGGCGACGCGCTGGTCGCCGGTGTCGCCGTCGTGCTGCTGGCCGTGCTGCTGGACCGCACCACGGCCGCGGCCGGCGAGCGGATCGACGACGTCGCCACCACGAGCTTCTCCCGCGCCGCCGCACAACTGCGGATCGTCGTCTGGGGCGGCATCGCCGCACTCACCGTCCTCTTCGCCGCGATCGGCACCGCCGTCGCCGGAGACGAGTGGCCCGAGAACTGGGTCGTCGACTTCACCAACTCCATCGACACGGCCGTCAACTGGTTCACCGACCACCTGGGCTCCGGCATCCCCCTCCTGGGCGGCACCATCACCTGGGCCGAGGGCTTCACCGAGTTCGTCCTCAACCCGCTGCGCGACGGCCTGCAGACCACCCCGTGGTGGGCGCTGGCCCTGCTCGTCGCCGTGATCGGCTGGATCGTCGGCACCTGGCGCGCCGCGCTCACCGGGGTGATCTGCCTCGCCCTGGTCGGCTGGATGCGGCTGTGGGACGTGGCCATGGACACCCTCTCGCAGGTGCTCGCGGGCCTCCTGCTGACCATCGTCGTCGGCGTGCTCGTCGGCGTGCTGTGCGCCCGCGTCGAACGGGTGGACAAGCTCATGCGGCCGGTGCTCGACACCATGCAGACGATGCCGCAATTCGTGTACCTGATCCCGGTGATCGCGCTGGTCGGCCAGAACCGTACCGGTGGCATCCTCGCCGCGGTCATCTACGCGGCACCCGCGGTCATCCGCATCACCGCACAGGGGCTGCGTCACGTCGACCCGGCCGCCATGGAGGCGTCCAACTCGTTGGGCGCCACCGGCATGCAGCAACTGTTCGGCGTACAGCTGCCGCTGGCGAGGAAATCCATGCTGGTCGCCCTCAATCAGGGGGTCGTCCTCGTGCTGTCGATGGTCGTCGTCGCCGGCCTCATCGGCGGCGGCGCACTCGGCTACATGGTGGTCCGCGGCCTGTCGAAGGGCGACCTCTCGCAGGGCTTCCCCGCCGGCATCGCCATCGTCTGCCTCGGCATCATGCTCGACCGCCTGTCCCAGCCGGCCGCGAAGCGCAACCGCGACTGA
- a CDS encoding glycine betaine/L-proline ABC transporter ATP-binding protein — MSETAEATAAGENTHEHGDQAGPAISVRNLWKVFGPKADRIPHDASHAGLSQSELREQTGCTAAVRDVSFDVHQGEVFVVMGLSGSGKSTLVRCLTRLIEPTAGSLEFNGEDVIGMGADALRELRRHRASMVFQNFGLLPHRTVVDNVAYGLEIQGMGKAERRERAAEMVTKVGLDGLGERRPGQLSGGQQQRVGLARALAVDPEVLLFDEPFSALDPLIRRDMQEEVIRLHHEEGRTMVFITHDLSEALRLGDRIALMRDGEVVQLGTPEEIVANPADDYVRDFVRDVPREQVISVRRAMRPAEGAEAKTGTEIAPDTLVSTAIETVARTGEHCRVVEDGRLLGVVDHASLLIVVAGLDKDADPEDTAPEDGTEREVAAV, encoded by the coding sequence ATGTCCGAGACCGCTGAAGCCACGGCAGCCGGCGAGAACACACACGAGCACGGCGACCAGGCGGGCCCCGCCATCTCCGTCCGCAACCTGTGGAAGGTCTTCGGCCCCAAGGCCGACCGGATCCCCCACGACGCCTCCCACGCCGGACTCTCACAGAGCGAACTGCGCGAGCAGACCGGCTGCACCGCAGCCGTCCGCGACGTCTCCTTCGACGTGCACCAGGGCGAGGTCTTCGTCGTCATGGGCCTCTCCGGCTCCGGCAAATCCACCCTGGTGCGCTGCCTGACCCGGCTGATCGAACCCACCGCCGGCTCGCTGGAGTTCAACGGCGAGGACGTCATCGGCATGGGCGCCGACGCGCTGCGCGAGCTGCGCAGGCACCGGGCCTCCATGGTGTTCCAGAACTTCGGCCTGCTCCCGCACCGCACCGTCGTCGACAACGTCGCCTACGGCCTCGAGATCCAGGGCATGGGCAAGGCCGAACGGCGCGAACGCGCCGCCGAGATGGTCACCAAGGTCGGCCTGGACGGACTGGGCGAGCGCCGCCCCGGCCAGCTCTCCGGCGGCCAGCAGCAGCGCGTCGGCCTCGCCCGCGCGCTGGCCGTCGACCCCGAGGTGCTGCTCTTCGACGAGCCGTTCAGCGCGCTGGACCCGCTGATCCGCCGCGACATGCAGGAAGAGGTCATCCGGCTGCACCACGAAGAGGGCCGCACGATGGTCTTCATCACCCACGACCTGTCCGAGGCACTGCGCCTGGGCGACCGCATCGCCCTGATGCGCGACGGCGAGGTCGTCCAGCTCGGCACCCCCGAGGAGATCGTCGCCAACCCGGCCGACGACTACGTCCGCGACTTCGTCCGCGACGTCCCCCGCGAGCAGGTCATCTCGGTGCGCCGCGCGATGCGCCCCGCCGAGGGCGCCGAGGCGAAGACCGGCACCGAGATCGCCCCCGACACCCTCGTCTCGACCGCGATCGAGACCGTCGCCCGCACCGGCGAGCACTGCCGCGTCGTCGAGGACGGCCGGCTGCTCGGCGTCGTCGACCACGCGAGCCTGCTGATCGTCGTCGCCGGGCTCGACAAGGACGCCGACCCCGAGGACACCGCACCCGAGGACGGCACGGAACGGGAGGTGGCCGCCGTATGA
- a CDS encoding GMC oxidoreductase, whose product MPSYDYVIVGGGTAGSVIASRLAEDPDVTVALIEGGPSDIDRPEVLTLRKWLGLLGGELDYEYTTTEQPRGNSHILHSRAKVLGGCSSHNTLISFKPLPSDWDEWEAAGATGWGARAMEPYFGKLRNNVVRVAKKDQNAIAQDWIDAAKDALDLPEVVGFNDQPFEEGVGFFDLSYHPEDNKRSSASVAYLHPHIEAGDRPNLHILLETWAYKLEIGGADGKTVSGVHVRGKDGEERLLTAGREVLVCAGAVDTPRLLMHSGVGRREDLQELGIPVVHDLPGVGENLIDHPESVIVWETDGPIPDNSAMDSDAGLFVKRDPDHQGPDLMFHFYQIPFTDNPERMGYERPEHGVSMTPNIPKSRSRGRVYLTSADPEVKPALDFKYFEPDENGFDYDGQTLVDGIKLARKVAQAEPFAKWLKREVFPGPEVTDDEEISELVRKAAHTVYHPAGTCRMGAEDDALAVVDPRLRVRGLTGIRIADASVFPTMPAVNPMIGVLMLGEKAVDLIRPTQTDKQATTAPGGVA is encoded by the coding sequence ATGCCCAGCTATGACTATGTGATCGTCGGAGGTGGGACGGCCGGATCGGTGATCGCCTCGCGGCTCGCCGAGGACCCGGACGTCACCGTCGCCCTGATCGAAGGCGGCCCCTCCGACATCGACCGGCCCGAGGTCCTCACCCTCCGCAAATGGCTGGGCCTGCTGGGCGGGGAGCTGGACTACGAGTACACGACCACCGAGCAGCCCCGCGGCAACTCGCACATCCTGCACAGCCGCGCCAAGGTGCTCGGCGGCTGCTCGTCGCACAACACCCTGATCTCCTTCAAGCCGCTGCCTTCCGACTGGGACGAGTGGGAGGCCGCGGGCGCCACCGGCTGGGGTGCCCGGGCCATGGAGCCCTACTTCGGCAAGCTGCGCAACAACGTGGTGCGCGTCGCCAAGAAGGACCAGAACGCGATCGCACAGGACTGGATCGACGCCGCGAAGGACGCCCTCGACCTTCCCGAGGTCGTCGGCTTCAACGACCAGCCCTTCGAGGAGGGCGTCGGCTTCTTCGACCTCTCCTACCACCCGGAGGACAACAAGCGCTCCTCCGCCTCCGTCGCCTACCTGCACCCGCACATCGAGGCCGGCGACCGCCCCAACCTGCACATCCTGCTGGAGACGTGGGCGTACAAGCTGGAGATCGGCGGCGCCGACGGCAAGACCGTCAGCGGCGTCCACGTACGCGGCAAGGACGGCGAGGAGCGGCTGCTGACCGCCGGCCGCGAGGTGCTGGTCTGCGCGGGCGCCGTGGACACCCCGCGGCTGCTGATGCACTCGGGCGTCGGCCGCCGGGAGGACCTCCAGGAGCTGGGCATCCCCGTCGTCCACGACCTGCCCGGCGTCGGCGAGAACCTCATCGACCACCCCGAGTCGGTGATCGTGTGGGAGACCGACGGGCCGATCCCGGACAACTCCGCGATGGACTCCGACGCGGGCCTGTTCGTCAAGCGGGACCCGGACCACCAGGGCCCCGACCTGATGTTCCACTTCTACCAGATCCCGTTCACCGACAACCCCGAGCGGATGGGCTACGAACGCCCCGAGCACGGCGTGTCGATGACCCCCAACATCCCCAAGTCGCGCAGCCGCGGCCGGGTCTACCTGACCTCCGCCGACCCCGAGGTCAAGCCCGCGCTCGACTTCAAGTACTTCGAGCCCGACGAGAACGGCTTCGACTACGACGGCCAGACCCTCGTCGACGGCATCAAGCTCGCCCGCAAGGTCGCCCAGGCCGAGCCGTTCGCCAAGTGGCTCAAGCGGGAGGTCTTCCCCGGGCCCGAGGTGACCGACGACGAGGAGATCAGCGAGCTGGTGCGCAAGGCCGCGCACACCGTCTACCACCCGGCGGGCACCTGCCGGATGGGCGCGGAGGACGACGCACTCGCCGTCGTCGACCCCCGGCTGCGCGTCCGCGGCCTGACGGGCATCCGCATCGCGGACGCCTCCGTCTTCCCGACCATGCCCGCCGTCAACCCGATGATCGGGGTGCTGATGCTCGGCGAGAAGGCGGTCGACCTCATCCGTCCCACCCAGACCGACAAACAAGCGACCACGGCACCGGGAGGTGTTGCCTGA
- a CDS encoding aldehyde dehydrogenase family protein has translation MSVLESIHIDGAWRTAAAGGTREVLDPADASTLAVVAEGDASDTDAAVAAARRAFDEGPWPHTPTAERAALLRRVADLLQRDREEIALTESRDTGKTLEEGRVDVDDVTNAFRYFADLVMNESGGRVVDAGSPDVHSVVVHEPVGVCAMITPWNYPLLQASWKVAPALAAGDTFVIKPSEVTPLSTVHLVKLVIEAGAPAGVANIVTGAGLPVGQRLAEHPDVDLFSFTGGLVSGTKAGAAAVAGAKKVALELGGKNPNVVFADACATDEGFDTAVDQALNAAFIHSGQVCSAGARLIIEESVKDRFVAELVSRAQRIKLGRGTEEGVECGPLVSRQQLEKTEDYVASALAEGAELRCGGERPQPSEVRPEGGFFYAPTVLDNCHRGMRVIREETFGPILTVESFSTEDEAVTLANDTEYGLAGAVFSGDTARARRVAARLRHGTVWINDFHPYLPQAEWGGFGKSGIGRELGPHGLGEYRETKHVYENLRPAPVRWFAG, from the coding sequence GTGTCCGTTCTGGAGAGCATTCATATCGATGGCGCGTGGCGCACGGCCGCAGCCGGCGGCACCCGGGAGGTGCTGGACCCCGCGGACGCCTCCACGCTCGCCGTCGTCGCCGAGGGCGACGCATCGGACACCGACGCGGCGGTCGCCGCGGCCCGCCGCGCGTTCGACGAGGGCCCCTGGCCGCACACGCCCACCGCTGAGCGCGCCGCGCTGCTGCGCCGCGTCGCCGACCTCCTCCAGCGGGACCGGGAGGAGATCGCGCTGACCGAGTCCCGGGACACCGGCAAGACCCTCGAAGAGGGCCGGGTGGACGTGGACGACGTCACCAACGCGTTCCGCTACTTCGCCGACCTGGTCATGAACGAGTCCGGCGGCCGGGTCGTGGACGCCGGCAGCCCGGATGTGCACAGCGTGGTCGTGCACGAACCCGTCGGCGTCTGCGCCATGATCACCCCCTGGAACTACCCCCTGCTCCAGGCGAGCTGGAAGGTCGCCCCGGCGCTGGCGGCCGGCGACACCTTCGTCATCAAGCCCAGCGAGGTCACCCCGCTCTCGACCGTCCACCTGGTCAAGCTGGTGATCGAGGCCGGCGCCCCGGCCGGGGTCGCCAACATCGTCACCGGCGCGGGCCTGCCCGTCGGCCAGCGCCTGGCCGAGCACCCGGATGTGGACCTCTTCTCCTTCACCGGCGGTCTCGTCAGCGGCACCAAGGCCGGTGCCGCCGCCGTCGCGGGTGCCAAGAAGGTCGCCCTGGAGCTGGGCGGCAAGAACCCCAACGTGGTCTTCGCCGACGCCTGCGCCACCGACGAGGGCTTCGACACCGCCGTCGACCAGGCCCTGAACGCCGCCTTCATCCACAGTGGCCAGGTCTGCTCGGCCGGTGCGCGGCTGATCATCGAGGAGTCCGTCAAGGACCGCTTCGTCGCCGAGCTCGTCTCCCGCGCGCAGCGCATCAAGCTCGGGCGGGGCACCGAGGAAGGCGTCGAGTGCGGCCCCCTGGTCTCCCGGCAGCAGTTGGAGAAGACCGAGGACTACGTCGCCTCGGCGCTGGCCGAGGGCGCGGAGCTGCGGTGCGGCGGGGAGCGCCCGCAGCCGTCCGAGGTGCGGCCCGAGGGCGGCTTCTTCTACGCGCCGACCGTGCTGGACAACTGCCACCGCGGGATGCGGGTCATCCGCGAGGAGACCTTTGGCCCAATCTTGACGGTAGAGAGCTTCAGCACCGAGGACGAAGCTGTAACGCTGGCCAACGACACCGAGTACGGCCTCGCGGGCGCCGTCTTCTCGGGCGACACCGCTCGCGCGCGCAGGGTTGCCGCGCGACTGCGCCACGGCACGGTCTGGATCAACGACTTCCACCCGTACCTGCCGCAGGCCGAGTGGGGAGGCTTCGGCAAGTCCGGCATCGGCCGTGAGCTGGGCCCCCACGGTCTGGGCGAGTACCGCGAGACCAAGCACGTGTACGAGAACCTGCGGCCTGCCCCGGTCCGCTGGTTCGCAGGCTGA